A region of Anolis sagrei isolate rAnoSag1 chromosome 2, rAnoSag1.mat, whole genome shotgun sequence DNA encodes the following proteins:
- the LOC132765173 gene encoding vespryn-like — MKVRGVPQTFGGLCCVLWLSLCFLTEFEGGGKVLASTPANVLFDPITAHPNLRVSPNKKTVTWLPEPQNVPDNPERFNASYCLLGTPRFTKGKHYWEVEYGGQREWAAGVARASVQRKGYVSMTPEEGIWQVGLWWLRRGETDSHQPPKHPAKIKISLDYEQGTVTFNLENKVTVQKASFKGEMIRPFFYVGATVSLKV, encoded by the exons ATGAAGGTGAGAGGTGTCCCCCAGACATTTGGAG GACTCTGCTGCGTTCTGTGGCTCTCATTGTGTTTTCTTACCGAATTCGAAGGTGGCGGGAAGGTCCTGGCTTCAACACCAG CCAATGTACTTTTTGATCCAATCACTGCACACCCAAATCTCCGTGTGTCTCCAAACAAGAAGACTGTGACGTGGCTACCTGAACCCCAAAATGTTCCTGACAATCCAGAGAGATTCAATGCCAGCTATTGTTTGCTGGGTACCCCAAGATTCACCAAGGGGAAGCACTACTGGGAAGTGGAGTATGGAGGCCAGAGGGAGTGGGCAGCAGGGGTGGCCCGGGCATCTGTGCAAAGGAAAGGGTATGTCAGCATGACACCAGAGGAAGGGATTTGGCAGGTGGGCCTTTGGTGGCTTCGTCGCGGGGAAACTGATTCCCACCAACCTCCCAAGCACCCTGCCAAGATCAAGATATCTCTGGATTATGAGCAGGGGACAGTGACTTTTAACCTGGAGAATAAGGTCACTGTACAGAAAGCCTCTTTTAAAGGGGAGATGATTCGCCCCTTCTTCTATGTAGGCGCAACTGTTTCACTCAAAGTGTGA